The Planococcus versutus genome contains a region encoding:
- a CDS encoding AI-2E family transporter — MTNKLWFQVGIGTILALVIIRLFIEVQGIFDPLFIIAGTIFVPLLLGGVLFYLTRPVLHFLIKRKFPKWAAVLTVLFSLILVLYLFYIMIGPIVTDQINALVDNAPEIIESIEESAQYIFDQRDRLPDSIEEQLSGMASQIGDRIGDIGGWVISFIGSFVSGVVTLVLVPFFLIYLLIDHKKFVPFVTGFFSGERKGWLRKTLHDIDDTLQSYIQGQLLVSFLVGVMLLIGYLIIDLDYALLLALIGMATNVIPFLGPYIAVFPAIIIALVQDPIMAVYVAIIMLVAQQIESNFITPNVMGKSLDVHPLTVITLILAAGNIAGLWGIILAIPVYAVIKTIAKNVYARRLEIRKTATRDIE; from the coding sequence TTGACGAACAAGCTCTGGTTTCAAGTAGGGATAGGGACTATTCTGGCTTTAGTCATTATTCGATTATTTATTGAAGTACAAGGGATTTTTGATCCTTTATTTATTATTGCGGGTACAATTTTTGTTCCGTTATTATTGGGAGGTGTCTTGTTTTACTTAACAAGACCAGTCTTACACTTTTTAATAAAGAGGAAATTTCCGAAATGGGCTGCGGTTCTTACCGTTCTTTTCTCGCTTATTTTAGTGCTCTACTTGTTTTACATTATGATTGGACCAATTGTAACTGATCAAATCAATGCATTAGTAGATAATGCACCCGAGATCATAGAAAGTATTGAAGAATCTGCTCAATACATATTTGATCAGCGAGATCGTCTTCCGGATTCAATTGAAGAGCAATTGAGTGGGATGGCGAGCCAAATTGGAGACAGAATCGGTGATATTGGAGGATGGGTTATTTCCTTTATCGGTAGCTTTGTTTCAGGTGTTGTAACATTGGTGCTCGTACCATTTTTCTTGATTTATTTACTAATTGACCATAAAAAATTTGTTCCGTTTGTTACGGGTTTCTTTTCAGGAGAACGCAAAGGATGGCTTCGCAAAACTTTGCACGACATCGATGATACCTTACAGTCATACATCCAAGGTCAGCTACTTGTCAGTTTCCTTGTTGGTGTTATGTTGCTAATTGGGTATTTGATCATCGACTTAGACTATGCTTTATTATTAGCATTGATTGGTATGGCTACAAACGTTATCCCGTTTTTAGGACCTTACATTGCGGTCTTCCCAGCAATTATCATTGCTCTCGTGCAAGATCCAATTATGGCAGTTTATGTAGCTATCATCATGCTTGTTGCACAACAAATCGAAAGTAATTTTATCACGCCGAATGTTATGGGCAAATCGCTTGATGTTCACCCATTGACAGTAATTACGTTAATTTTGGCAGCCGGAAATATTGCGGGATTATGGGGAATCATTTTAGCGATTCCAGTATATGCTGTTATTAAAACCATTGCCAAAAACGTTTATGCACGACGCCTTGAAATTCGCAAAACAGCTACACGCGATATCGAATAA
- a CDS encoding MarR family winged helix-turn-helix transcriptional regulator — MDTRINEAVDLFQEVLIYGTERVIKSVDHPLWREYSPEQIQMLKLIDKETQVTSTRLAVLQAVHKSAISSRIKKLLQKEVIQVVQTTDRREKLLELTTKGQALILELDQVLTDYIGKLMSENIADEEIDQFLTIFRKLKKIIKMDGV; from the coding sequence TTGGACACACGAATAAATGAGGCGGTGGATCTTTTTCAAGAGGTGCTGATTTATGGAACTGAGCGGGTTATTAAATCAGTTGATCATCCTTTATGGAGAGAATATTCACCTGAGCAAATTCAGATGCTAAAGCTCATTGACAAGGAAACACAAGTTACTTCAACAAGGTTGGCAGTGCTACAAGCTGTACATAAAAGTGCGATTTCCAGTCGCATTAAAAAATTGCTGCAAAAAGAAGTGATTCAAGTTGTCCAGACTACAGATAGACGTGAGAAATTGTTGGAACTGACGACTAAAGGACAAGCGCTTATTTTAGAGCTAGATCAAGTATTAACCGATTATATCGGAAAGCTAATGTCCGAAAATATTGCCGATGAAGAGATAGACCAATTTTTAACGATTTTTAGGAAACTGAAAAAAATTATAAAAATGGACGGGGTGTAA